In one window of Lathamus discolor isolate bLatDis1 unplaced genomic scaffold, bLatDis1.hap1 Scaffold_70, whole genome shotgun sequence DNA:
- the LOC136006811 gene encoding E3 ubiquitin-protein ligase TRIM7-like, giving the protein MDSMPVSMTTPWPRHAPPAHAHCWKDAAFPPRPLPSSLCAGAATPPSPRAGADPLPRPQSGLGSGADRIGAEQPGAAMEAPPAPPSVPPAPCSAARSLQDELTCPVCLEYFNDPVLVAECGHNFCRACVTQCWEDSARRLCCPQCREPVPQRLFRPNRSLGNIVHIVRQLGLPPSPAEPPPGPPAPSPPLPAAAAAAPPGPPGPPRCPRHGEPLRLYCVQDRRAVCVVCHLSREHRTHTVLPAEEAAHAPEEVPQEHLSSLRKGREEAKAERERQSEDLLKQTEVERQKIVAECKELRGFLEEKEQLLLSRLEELDKDILKRRDESVSRLSEEIAQLDKLLAEQGGESSPGSQPGQVVAPSGSSFESWMFCKPEAGFTELEKKLKSFSQKSAVLKEVLLEFKENLRFELENDTGDLSLDPDTANPYLVLSEDKRSVRLRSAPQELPPNPKRFDYSFCVLAAEGFVAGRHYWEVEVGDGESWVLGAARESVRRKEKIDFAPEEGIWAVGLNWKGKNWDQYQAFTSPETPLSLCERPRKIGVYLDYEGGWVAFYNADNMAPIFTFTAAFTEKIFPFFWLFYVGSSLSLCN; this is encoded by the exons ATGGATTCCATGCCGGTTTCCATGACAACGCCATGGCCGCGCCATGCTCCCCCCGCACATGCGCACTGCTGGAAAGACGCAGCCTTCCCCCCCCGCCCGCTCCCCTCCTCGTTGTGCGCAGGCGCGGCCACGCCCCCCTCTCCCCGCGCAGGCGCGGACCCGCTCCCTCGGCCTCAGTCGGGCCTGGGGAGCGGAGCGGATCGGATCGGAGCGGAGCAGCCCGGGGCCGCGATGGaggcgccgcccgccccccccaGCGTTCCCCCTGCTCCGTGCAGCGCGGCCCGCAGCCTGCAGGACGAGCTGACGTGCCCGGTGTGCCTGGAGTACTTCAACGACCCGGTGCTGGTGGCCGAGTGCGGGCACAACTTCTGCCGGGCCTGCGTGACCCAGTGCTGGGAGGACTCTGCGCGGCGGCTTTGCTGCCCGCAGTGCCGGGAGCCGGTGCCGCAGCGGCTCTTCCGCCCCAACCGCTCCCTCGGTAACATCGTCCACATCGTCCGCCAGCTCGGCCTGCCTCCGAGCCCCGCCGAGCCGCCGCCGGGGCCTCCGGCGCCCTCTCCGCCGCTGccggccgccgccgcagccgctCCGCCCGGCCCGCCGGGCCCGCCGCGCTGCCCTCGCCACGGGGAGCCGCTGCGGCTGTACTGCGTGCAGGACCGCCGCGCCGTCTGCGTTGTCTGCCACCTGTCCCGAGAGCACCGGACCCACACCGTGCTGCCCGCCGAGGAGGCGGCCCACGCCCCGGAG GAGGTGCCCCAGGAGCACTTGAGCTCCCTGAGGAAAGGGCGTGAAGAAGCCAAAGCTGAGAGGGAGAGACAGAGCGAGGACTTGCTG AAGCAAACAGAAGTGGAGAGGCAGAAGATTGTGGCCGAGTGCAAAGAGCTCCGGGGcttcctggaggagaaggagcagctCCTGTTATCCCGCCTGGAAGAGCTGGACAAAGACATCCTCAAGAGGAGGGATGAGAGCGTGTCCCGGCTCTCCGAGGAGATCGCCCAGCTCGACAAGCTGCTGGctgagcagggaggagagagcAGCCCCGGGAGCCAGCCCGGCCAG GTCGTTGCCCCATCTGGAAGCAG CTTTGAGAGCTGGATGTTCTGCAAGCCCGAGGCTGGCTTCacagagctggagaagaaacTCAAGAGCTTCTCCCAGAAGAGTGCTGTGCTGAAGGAGGTCCTGCTGGAGTTCAAGG AGAACCTCAGGTTCGAGCTGGAGAATGACACAG GTGACCTCTCCCTGGACCCAGACACAGCCAACCCCTACCTGGTGCTGTCAGAGGACAAGAGGAGCGTGCGGCTCCGGAGCGCGCCGCAGGAGCTGCCGCCAAATCCCAAGAGATTCGATTATTCCTTCTGCGTGCTGGCAGCGGAGGGGTTCGTGGCTGGGAGGCACTACTGGGAGGTGGAGGTGGGAGATGGGgagagctgggtgctgggggcagcGCGCGAGTCCGTGCGGAGGAAGGAGAAGATCGACTTTGCTCCCGAGGAGGGCATCTGGGCGGTGGGCTTGAACTGGAAGGGGAAGAACTGGGATCAGTACCAGGCTTTCACCTCCCCAGAGACGCCCCTGTCCCTGTGTGAGAGGCCCAGGAAGATCGGGGTCTACCTGGACTATGAGGGGGGGTGGGTGGCGTTCTACAACGCCGACAACATGGCTCCGATCTTCACCTTCACCGCGGCTTTCACCGAGAAGATCTTCCCCTTCTTCTGGCTCTTCTATGTGggctcctccctctccctctgcaATTGA